A window of the Deltaproteobacteria bacterium genome harbors these coding sequences:
- a CDS encoding BolA/IbaG family iron-sulfur metabolism protein: MVSPDDIRRRIETALPGARVEVADTTGAGDHFEVQVAAPGFAGKGLVEQHQLVYGALGTLMQEIHALSLRTSVS; the protein is encoded by the coding sequence ATGGTGAGCCCCGACGATATCCGGCGCCGTATCGAGACGGCGCTGCCGGGCGCCCGGGTGGAAGTGGCCGACACCACCGGCGCGGGCGACCACTTCGAGGTCCAGGTGGCGGCGCCGGGGTTCGCCGGCAAGGGGCTCGTGGAGCAGCACCAGCTCGTGTACGGGGCGCTCGGGACGTTGATGCAGGAGATCCACGCGCTGTCGCTCCGCACCTCTGTGTCATAA
- a CDS encoding thiolase family protein, whose translation MRTVYVAGAGMRPFGRFPELSLTALGAEAVRAALGDAGIGRGGFQAAFCGTVYGGVAAGHKVLTALGLSGVPMVNVEAGCASGGAALALGATAVASGRADAVLVFGLEKMPRGMIRSSFFEPWREEAGLAATPAYFALRAQRLMRESEVTLEDLARVSVKNHRHGVANPYAMYRRAVSLAEVLASAVVCEPLRLLMLCAPNEGAAAVVLAARPAARPVRVAAAVLRSHLAGSVLGEHTPLGGLTDERVSTPTEMAARAAYEEAGIGPADLDLVELQDTDAAREILSVEELGLCERHAGGRWVRDGGGELGSRLPVNASGGLLAKGEPLGASALAQVVELTWQLRGEAGPRQVPGARTALAHTVGRGANACVVILSR comes from the coding sequence ATGAGGACCGTCTACGTCGCCGGCGCCGGCATGCGTCCGTTCGGGCGCTTCCCCGAGCTGAGCCTCACCGCGCTCGGCGCCGAGGCCGTACGGGCGGCGCTGGGCGACGCCGGTATCGGGCGCGGAGGCTTTCAGGCGGCTTTCTGCGGCACCGTGTACGGGGGCGTGGCCGCGGGCCACAAGGTGCTCACGGCGCTCGGGCTCTCCGGCGTCCCCATGGTGAACGTCGAGGCGGGCTGCGCGAGCGGCGGCGCCGCGCTCGCGCTCGGCGCGACGGCGGTGGCGAGCGGACGCGCCGACGCCGTTCTCGTCTTCGGCCTGGAGAAGATGCCGCGTGGCATGATCCGCTCGAGCTTCTTCGAGCCGTGGCGCGAGGAGGCCGGACTCGCCGCGACGCCCGCCTACTTCGCGCTCCGCGCCCAGCGGCTCATGCGCGAGAGCGAGGTCACGCTCGAGGATCTCGCGCGGGTATCGGTCAAGAACCACCGCCACGGCGTGGCCAACCCGTACGCCATGTACCGCCGGGCCGTGTCGCTCGCCGAGGTGCTGGCGTCGGCGGTGGTCTGCGAGCCACTGCGGCTCCTGATGCTGTGCGCGCCGAACGAAGGGGCCGCGGCGGTCGTGCTCGCCGCGCGTCCGGCAGCGCGCCCGGTACGGGTCGCGGCGGCGGTGCTCCGCTCCCACCTCGCCGGCTCGGTGCTCGGCGAGCACACGCCGCTCGGGGGCCTCACCGACGAACGGGTCTCCACCCCGACCGAGATGGCTGCCCGTGCAGCGTACGAGGAAGCCGGGATCGGACCCGCCGACCTCGACCTCGTCGAGCTGCAGGACACCGACGCTGCCCGCGAGATCCTGTCGGTCGAGGAGCTGGGTCTCTGCGAACGCCACGCCGGCGGGCGCTGGGTGCGCGACGGCGGCGGCGAGCTGGGCTCGCGCCTGCCCGTCAATGCGAGCGGCGGCCTGCTCGCCAAGGGCGAGCCGCTCGGCGCCTCCGCGCTCGCGCAGGTCGTCGAGCTCACCTGGCAGCTGCGCGGCGAGGCCGGGCCGCGGCAGGTTCCCGGGGCGCGCACGGCGCTCGCCCACACGGTCGGCCGCGGGGCCAACGCCTGCGTCGTGATCCTCAGCCGGTGA
- a CDS encoding DUF4337 domain-containing protein: MGRETLEPHELVEAEDFERTRRRSLSTRVAVTAALLAVLASISALEAEHAAAEAILAKNDAVLWQSRASDEWAYRQAKSIKLHLQELTPGSAADPEGQRTEIAASEGRARTAEQERDKANHEAADHFARHHRFAVATSLLQIAIVLETVAAVLDRTIMWYAGLAVGVTGTVALANGFLGYL; the protein is encoded by the coding sequence ATGGGGCGGGAGACGCTCGAGCCCCACGAGCTCGTGGAGGCGGAGGACTTCGAGCGGACGCGCCGCCGGAGCCTCTCGACGCGCGTTGCGGTCACCGCGGCGTTGCTCGCGGTGCTTGCTTCGATCTCCGCGCTCGAGGCGGAGCACGCCGCGGCCGAGGCCATCCTCGCCAAGAACGACGCGGTCCTCTGGCAGAGCCGCGCCTCGGACGAGTGGGCGTACCGCCAGGCCAAGTCGATCAAGCTCCATCTGCAGGAGCTGACGCCCGGCAGCGCCGCCGATCCCGAGGGCCAACGCACGGAGATCGCCGCCTCCGAGGGCCGCGCGCGGACGGCCGAGCAGGAGCGCGACAAGGCCAACCACGAGGCCGCCGATCACTTCGCCCGGCACCACCGCTTCGCCGTCGCCACGAGCCTGCTCCAGATCGCCATCGTGCTCGAGACGGTCGCTGCCGTGCTCGACCGGACGATCATGTGGTACGCCGGGCTCGCGGTCGGCGTCACCGGGACCGTCGCCCTCGCCAACGGCTTCCTCGGCTACCTCTGA
- a CDS encoding YdcF family protein: MPARWWRLPLVLALAAVSAAAVSLAGRLLVVADPLPPSTDAIVVLAGSIPTRVLEAADLYRAGLAPRVVVTRERLARGESVLRARGARVPESDEIAIAALEQLGVPAHAIVRLRRRARSTESEARTVARWVCSHRLRRLVIVTSRPHSRRARLIYRRALGDAVAVAVRPSRYDVFATARWWHIPRDAKIVLYEYERLIHFWLRERWTIPPCGGLRGHPGS; the protein is encoded by the coding sequence ATGCCGGCCCGATGGTGGCGCCTGCCCCTGGTTCTCGCGCTCGCCGCGGTCTCGGCCGCGGCCGTGTCGCTCGCCGGCCGGCTGCTCGTCGTGGCCGACCCGCTCCCACCCTCCACCGACGCGATCGTCGTCCTCGCGGGGTCGATTCCGACCCGCGTCCTCGAGGCGGCCGACCTCTACCGGGCCGGGCTTGCCCCCCGCGTCGTCGTCACGCGCGAGCGCCTGGCCCGCGGCGAGAGCGTGCTGCGCGCGCGCGGAGCCCGCGTGCCCGAGTCGGACGAGATCGCGATCGCCGCGCTCGAGCAGCTCGGCGTCCCGGCCCATGCGATCGTTCGCCTGCGGCGCCGGGCGCGCAGCACGGAGAGCGAGGCGCGCACCGTCGCGCGCTGGGTCTGCAGCCATCGGCTGCGCCGGCTGGTGATCGTCACCTCCCGCCCCCACAGCCGCCGCGCCCGCCTGATCTACCGCCGCGCGCTCGGTGACGCGGTCGCCGTCGCGGTGCGACCGTCGCGCTACGACGTCTTCGCCACCGCCCGCTGGTGGCACATCCCACGCGACGCCAAGATCGTCCTCTACGAGTACGAGCGGCTGATACACTTCTGGCTCCGCGAGCGGTGGACCATCCCGCCATGCGGCGGGCTGCGCGGCCACCCGGGGAGCTAG
- a CDS encoding DUF4215 domain-containing protein → MLLLLGLAPRLAAAAASQATDLCAASADPCVVTADVTVAPNTTLDFGGRALDLRPGASLAFTSGTLEIRAGSLRVEAGASILGSAPSGSFPTLSVVTAGDIRVEASSTTKGKIDLSGGPQGGLIELATLGAMQVDGLLLARATQAAGFGGAIDLLGVCVGGPSDGSTCAEDIPDCGNVAAHGTCSGGDRVIQGSLNASAPDEGGDVAVIAPQGSITIAGSGINASGGEDGGGTIDLEAGGNVTTGAPLNVNGGGLSGDAGSVTVFANGSVSIGGAITGNAGGSVTEGGGAGADVEITAVAGTLTVTAGISADSGVPDGDGGEVDLTAGMDIVQTGSISAAGRGVDAAGGDVAPSAGRSLTLGAIDVSGGNGGGGSIFADAGGSARLQGQLDGDGGATFQVVAATIAVTSRVHADAYDGFLGGAVILRACDVAVNAGAVLSSLGPTGENLLQASGQMTIGGTLTSTANRLEYLDPAKLPQVATGAVVAPPPAIAQNSLLPPCGTPPARCGNGVVEDGEECDDGNTAPCDGCSASCTTEGCGNGVTECDEQCDDGARNGTAGDGCDASCRLLGTIRYLPAAHVDSSNCFLEWAIENPNSPVVNGFPSANQTCIDGDPACDADGASDGTCTFRLGACIDVDDPRLPTCHPPAIKLLELLHPPPLNPADATDVVNLAQLVPALEALGPTFKAGSTVLSSGTPVTERNVCTPLLPFVVPHLPGLIASRVVDARATDTAGHRMGGNRMTLTCEPNPAVCGNGIKELGEECDDGNATPCDGCSAACRLECGNGVVECGEQCDDGVANGTPGDRCAADCQMPPPPLRIPGGGAAASDCGLEWSLEMGPPTLARNGVPAAKQVCVDGDPACDFDPTPGTCRFHLWACLGGEDARLGCAAGAVSAVDLLRPTAFERAQNVAARNTFLAAVGRLPSPAGPGERCTGRMDADVPSGRTKLVIRTLAHGPGPATDRDVLQLACVPPPGP, encoded by the coding sequence GTGCTCCTTCTGCTCGGGCTCGCGCCGCGTCTCGCGGCCGCCGCCGCTTCGCAGGCGACCGATCTCTGCGCCGCGAGCGCCGACCCGTGCGTCGTGACCGCGGACGTCACCGTGGCCCCCAACACCACCCTCGACTTCGGGGGGCGCGCGCTCGATCTCAGACCGGGGGCGAGCCTCGCGTTCACGTCCGGGACGCTCGAGATCCGGGCGGGGAGCCTGCGCGTCGAGGCGGGGGCGTCGATCCTCGGCTCGGCGCCGAGCGGCTCGTTTCCGACCCTCTCGGTCGTCACCGCGGGCGACATCCGCGTCGAGGCGAGCAGCACGACGAAGGGGAAGATCGACCTCAGCGGGGGCCCGCAGGGAGGCCTGATCGAGCTCGCCACCCTGGGAGCCATGCAGGTCGACGGGCTGCTGCTCGCGAGGGCGACGCAGGCCGCGGGCTTCGGCGGCGCCATCGACCTGCTCGGGGTGTGCGTGGGTGGGCCAAGCGACGGCAGCACCTGCGCGGAAGACATCCCCGACTGCGGCAACGTGGCGGCCCACGGCACCTGCAGCGGCGGCGATCGCGTGATCCAGGGGTCCCTGAACGCGTCGGCGCCCGACGAGGGCGGGGACGTCGCGGTGATCGCCCCCCAGGGTTCGATCACGATCGCGGGCAGCGGGATCAACGCCTCGGGAGGCGAGGACGGCGGCGGCACGATCGATCTCGAGGCGGGCGGCAACGTGACGACCGGCGCGCCGCTCAACGTGAACGGCGGCGGCCTTTCCGGCGACGCCGGCAGCGTGACCGTCTTCGCGAACGGGTCGGTGTCGATCGGCGGCGCGATCACCGGGAACGCGGGCGGCAGCGTGACGGAGGGCGGAGGCGCCGGGGCGGACGTCGAGATCACCGCCGTCGCGGGCACCCTCACCGTGACGGCGGGGATCAGCGCCGACTCGGGCGTCCCCGACGGCGACGGCGGCGAGGTCGACCTGACCGCCGGCATGGACATCGTGCAGACCGGCTCGATCTCCGCCGCCGGGCGCGGTGTGGATGCGGCGGGAGGCGACGTCGCGCCCTCGGCGGGCCGCAGCCTGACGCTCGGTGCGATCGACGTGAGCGGCGGAAACGGGGGCGGCGGGTCGATCTTCGCGGACGCCGGCGGGTCTGCACGGCTGCAGGGCCAGCTCGACGGCGACGGGGGCGCGACGTTCCAGGTCGTCGCCGCCACCATCGCGGTGACCAGCAGGGTGCACGCCGACGCCTACGACGGCTTCCTCGGTGGCGCGGTGATCCTCCGCGCGTGCGACGTCGCCGTGAACGCCGGCGCCGTCCTCTCGTCGCTCGGTCCCACCGGTGAGAACCTCCTCCAGGCAAGCGGCCAGATGACGATCGGCGGGACGCTCACCTCGACCGCGAACCGCCTCGAGTACCTCGATCCGGCAAAGCTGCCCCAGGTCGCCACGGGGGCGGTCGTCGCGCCGCCGCCGGCGATCGCGCAGAACTCGCTGCTGCCGCCGTGCGGGACGCCGCCTGCACGGTGCGGCAACGGCGTCGTGGAGGACGGCGAGGAATGCGACGACGGCAACACCGCGCCCTGCGACGGCTGCTCGGCTTCATGCACGACGGAGGGTTGCGGGAACGGCGTCACCGAGTGCGACGAGCAGTGTGACGACGGCGCGCGCAATGGAACCGCGGGCGACGGCTGCGATGCGTCGTGCCGCCTGCTCGGTACGATCCGCTACCTCCCCGCCGCGCACGTCGATTCGTCCAACTGCTTCCTCGAATGGGCGATCGAGAACCCGAACAGCCCGGTCGTGAACGGCTTCCCGTCCGCGAACCAGACCTGCATCGACGGCGACCCGGCGTGCGACGCGGACGGCGCGAGCGACGGCACCTGCACCTTCCGCCTGGGTGCGTGCATCGACGTCGACGATCCACGGCTGCCGACGTGTCATCCGCCCGCGATCAAGCTCCTCGAGCTGCTCCATCCGCCGCCGCTCAATCCTGCCGACGCGACGGATGTCGTGAACCTCGCTCAGCTCGTCCCGGCGCTCGAAGCCCTCGGTCCGACCTTCAAAGCGGGCTCGACGGTCCTGAGCAGCGGTACGCCGGTCACCGAGCGCAACGTCTGCACCCCGCTCCTCCCCTTCGTGGTCCCACACCTGCCGGGTCTGATCGCGAGCCGCGTGGTGGACGCGCGGGCGACGGACACCGCGGGGCACCGCATGGGCGGCAACCGGATGACGCTCACCTGCGAGCCGAACCCGGCCGTCTGCGGCAACGGGATCAAGGAGCTCGGTGAAGAGTGCGACGACGGCAACGCCACGCCGTGCGACGGCTGCTCCGCCGCCTGCCGGCTCGAGTGCGGCAACGGCGTCGTCGAGTGCGGCGAGCAATGCGACGACGGGGTGGCCAACGGCACGCCCGGCGACCGCTGCGCGGCCGACTGCCAGATGCCGCCACCGCCGCTCCGCATCCCGGGCGGCGGCGCGGCGGCGAGCGACTGCGGCCTCGAATGGTCGCTCGAGATGGGCCCGCCCACCCTCGCGCGGAACGGCGTGCCGGCGGCGAAGCAGGTCTGCGTCGACGGCGACCCGGCGTGCGACTTCGACCCGACGCCGGGCACGTGCCGGTTCCACCTCTGGGCCTGCCTCGGGGGCGAGGATGCGCGGCTTGGCTGCGCGGCCGGTGCGGTCTCCGCTGTCGACCTGCTCCGGCCGACGGCGTTCGAGCGGGCGCAGAACGTCGCCGCGCGGAACACGTTCCTGGCGGCGGTCGGCCGCCTCCCGAGTCCGGCCGGTCCCGGCGAGCGGTGCACGGGCCGGATGGACGCCGACGTGCCGAGCGGCCGCACGAAGCTCGTCATCCGTACGCTCGCGCACGGACCCGGGCCGGCGACCGACCGCGACGTGCTGCAGCTCGCCTGCGTGCCGCCGCCGGGGCCCTGA
- a CDS encoding phosphotriesterase: protein MKTVQTVTGPCAPSELGTTLMHEHLMIGWPGWEAEAPADRAARREHAKRCVDRMLELRDLGLATFLDPCPIDLGRDVELMAEVAQATGVRIVCATGLYKEDQGAPAYFKFRAQFGDGVKEMTDVFIRELTEGVGETGIRAGVIKVATSAHKITPYEEMVLRAAARAHRETGVPITTHTDEGTMGVEQLDILTGEGVAPQAIIVGHSDGSSDLHYHLTMLDRGAYLGFDRFGLELLHPDRERHAALIGLLGLDFERQIVLSHDTVWCWRGRPPILPPELMPDWQPTHVFKKVIPRLRAAGVSPEKITTMLVENPRRYFAESGVVRA from the coding sequence ATGAAGACGGTGCAGACGGTCACGGGTCCGTGCGCGCCGAGCGAGCTCGGCACGACGCTGATGCACGAGCATCTCATGATCGGGTGGCCGGGGTGGGAAGCGGAGGCTCCGGCCGACCGCGCCGCGCGGCGCGAGCATGCCAAGCGGTGCGTCGACCGCATGCTCGAGCTCCGCGACCTGGGCCTCGCGACCTTCCTCGATCCGTGCCCGATCGACCTCGGCCGCGACGTCGAGCTGATGGCCGAGGTGGCCCAGGCGACGGGCGTCCGCATCGTGTGCGCAACCGGCCTCTACAAGGAAGACCAGGGCGCGCCCGCCTATTTCAAGTTCCGGGCGCAGTTCGGCGACGGCGTCAAGGAGATGACCGACGTCTTCATCCGTGAGCTGACCGAAGGGGTCGGCGAGACCGGCATCCGGGCGGGCGTGATCAAGGTGGCGACCAGCGCCCACAAGATCACGCCCTACGAGGAGATGGTCCTGCGCGCGGCGGCGCGCGCGCACCGGGAGACCGGCGTGCCGATCACCACCCACACCGACGAAGGCACCATGGGCGTCGAGCAGCTCGACATCCTCACCGGCGAGGGAGTCGCGCCGCAGGCCATCATCGTCGGCCACTCCGACGGCTCGAGCGACCTGCACTATCATCTGACCATGCTCGATCGCGGCGCCTACCTCGGCTTCGACCGCTTCGGCCTCGAGCTGCTCCATCCCGATCGGGAGCGGCACGCGGCGCTGATCGGGCTCCTCGGCCTCGACTTCGAGAGGCAGATCGTCCTCTCGCACGACACCGTCTGGTGCTGGCGCGGCCGGCCGCCGATCCTGCCTCCCGAGCTGATGCCCGACTGGCAGCCGACGCACGTCTTCAAGAAGGTGATCCCGCGGCTGCGGGCGGCGGGCGTCTCGCCCGAGAAGATCACGACGATGCTGGTCGAGAACCCTCGCCGGTACTTCGCCGAGTCGGGGGTGGTCCGCGCCTGA
- the grxD gene encoding Grx4 family monothiol glutaredoxin, protein MADVLDEIQREIRENKVVLYMKGTPSFPMCGFSAATVKVLREIGVPFKAVDVLAEPEKREAIKVHSSWPTIPQLYVSGKFVGGCDIVREMHGRGELAPLIRAAVEAA, encoded by the coding sequence ATGGCCGACGTGCTCGACGAGATCCAGCGCGAGATCCGGGAGAACAAGGTGGTCCTCTACATGAAGGGGACCCCGAGCTTCCCGATGTGCGGCTTCTCGGCCGCCACGGTGAAGGTCCTGCGCGAGATCGGAGTCCCGTTCAAGGCCGTCGACGTGCTCGCGGAGCCCGAGAAGCGCGAGGCGATCAAGGTGCACTCGAGCTGGCCGACCATCCCGCAGCTCTACGTGAGCGGCAAGTTCGTCGGCGGCTGCGACATCGTGCGCGAGATGCACGGCCGCGGCGAGCTCGCGCCGCTCATCCGGGCGGCGGTCGAAGCGGCCTGA